In one window of Methanosarcina vacuolata Z-761 DNA:
- a CDS encoding PI-PLC domain-containing protein — protein MSSKLIVPVETFMSTKGIERYVFLDNEYFTIAFYASGSKSVSFSNSHPMCKGSFHINILNDGGSFSWTIAYKKQVLIKHFAEINHLLGNLLNSDLNNMMSTQSIITHDYALSYGFYDCGSRSIEVHLTNHDRSYVYLTKNYSEWMKDLSSEEPKFLERPLNVLALPGAHDAGMFEIFNPGSILKNKDFLNRIHSHFKDSLMSKSMNFSDITDYLERIIINIACTQKDDINTMLDLGIRYFDFRPGYCYGSLKSIPEFKGKILHQHGFVPGYSYYGFLCDILKWLSEHPSEIVVVNLNFQGFEESSMKPNADYLMRLLSDSQVATNTLNIAIGNKTDLSVMIKQLLNENKRLIFLNQIEASSNTHKYEACKYDSYNDNYATTNVKKILTVLNQMRFYPPEGQDYTVLQLQGTATADVIACSTSVLDAIGPFSSDAMSPLMSTKAAFDYSTYPWIINNVPEKFSPNTLLVFLNDFVDNALVKHSIDITLKRILAS, from the coding sequence ATGTCATCAAAATTGATTGTTCCAGTAGAAACATTTATGTCAACTAAAGGAATAGAACGCTACGTATTTCTGGATAATGAATATTTTACCATCGCTTTTTATGCTTCTGGCTCAAAATCAGTTTCTTTCTCTAATTCTCATCCAATGTGTAAGGGCAGCTTCCATATTAATATCTTAAATGATGGTGGAAGTTTCTCCTGGACAATCGCTTATAAAAAACAAGTACTTATAAAGCACTTTGCCGAGATTAATCATTTACTGGGTAATTTATTGAATTCTGACTTAAATAATATGATGTCTACTCAATCAATAATCACCCATGATTATGCATTATCATATGGGTTTTATGACTGTGGGAGCAGGTCGATTGAGGTTCATTTGACCAACCATGATCGTTCCTATGTTTACCTCACCAAAAATTATTCAGAATGGATGAAAGACCTCTCCAGTGAAGAACCTAAGTTTTTGGAAAGACCATTAAACGTATTAGCTTTGCCTGGAGCTCATGATGCAGGAATGTTTGAAATCTTCAATCCCGGGTCCATACTTAAAAATAAAGATTTCTTAAATCGAATCCACTCACATTTTAAAGACTCTCTTATGAGTAAATCTATGAATTTTTCTGATATTACTGATTATCTTGAGCGAATCATAATTAACATAGCTTGTACGCAAAAAGATGATATTAACACCATGCTTGATCTGGGAATCAGGTATTTCGATTTTCGTCCGGGATATTGTTACGGATCTCTTAAGAGCATTCCAGAATTTAAGGGCAAAATTCTCCACCAGCATGGGTTTGTTCCAGGTTATTCTTACTATGGTTTCTTGTGCGACATATTAAAATGGCTCTCAGAGCATCCCAGTGAAATTGTTGTCGTTAATCTCAACTTCCAGGGCTTTGAAGAATCTTCGATGAAACCCAACGCTGACTACCTTATGAGGTTATTATCAGATTCTCAGGTGGCTACTAACACTCTTAATATAGCTATTGGGAATAAGACCGACTTAAGTGTGATGATTAAACAATTGCTAAATGAAAACAAGCGTTTGATTTTCCTGAACCAGATAGAAGCAAGCTCTAATACGCATAAGTATGAGGCATGTAAGTACGATTCCTATAATGACAATTATGCGACTACAAACGTGAAGAAAATTCTTACTGTATTGAACCAAATGCGTTTTTATCCGCCAGAAGGTCAAGATTACACGGTACTGCAACTTCAAGGTACTGCAACTGCAGATGTAATTGCATGCTCAACATCAGTACTTGATGCAATTGGCCCGTTTAGCAGTGATGCAATGTCTCCTTTGATGTCAACTAAAGCTGCTTTTGATTACTCAACATATCCCTGGATTATAAATAATGTGCCAGAGAAGTTTTCGCCTAACACTTTATTAGTATTCCTCAATGACTTTGTTGATAATGCACTTGTCAAGCACTCAATTGATATCACACTCAAGCGGATTTTAGCCTCGTGA
- a CDS encoding FAD-binding and (Fe-S)-binding domain-containing protein, whose product MTSRVAELSEAQKKEISELFGEYVNLDKRERHYYNHDMGALPPLVKKVIGDTNPAAVVKIRTEEDAVKLLKFANRHKIPVVPRAGASSGYGGVIPTKGGIVADVTPLNNIISIDTEGQKAVVQSGIIWEKLERKLKEKELSLQAIPSSAPSSTVGGWLSQSGAGYGSYEFGWGHESMEKARVVLPTGEIREFSGPELKKLIGTMGTIGIITEITLKVQKFEERKAVSVSFPSASALKKAVEEIKRKNIPLWSISFLNPEWADMKNKAPRKLHYEEIVDKDRPVLPVSYVSTFMYPASRDVSGLREAIEGAGGTILPEEIAKYETDEWFKSMKVKRLGPSFIPAEVLVPLEKMDSAFEEIGKKIKLPVLTEGMVISDGYVVLLCFMRHSERSVLFNTAFALSLSILKIAEENGGRAYSSGLFFASKRKSVFGERIAEIEALRKEIDPNGIMNPETLEGKGLLNTAVSMGSAFEPFGRIAGNMSGIGKVSFKDEKEIPAEVAELAYSCSQCGYCVSECDQYYGRGWESQSPRGKWFFIKEYLAGREKLDQRQTNTFLACTTCQMCDSRCELDMPIEHAWMTMRGKLVQEKKKMTFPPFEIMAASLLKERNIWANYRKDRDKWVPEDIRAKIKDKAEYAYFAGCTASFVENDVAIGAVRMLDDAGVEFTSLLDKEACCGIPMLVAGRWDVFEKIMRMNVSNMKKKGVKTVITSCPACWLMWHTVYPQWAKKLGIEYGLEAKHYSEVLVDHLDVLKPKFKQPLDKVVAWHDSCHLGRAGGEIYEPPRELLKAIPGIKFRELEYNRERAHCCGSVVSLIAEPPVAYKLGDMRLQEALDVKADIIAALCPCCIFQFRVAAKEGNLNIQAQDLGALVGRSLGYNIPDSTSYTLESWVPFEKMIDLMQPENMTNLMVELMPQMMAAMPAPLQAMMKMVKYVPGMDAMMKPMMPIMMPRLMPMVMPKVMPDMLKAVEKKVPMPDYMREQLPDLMPKAMDNLMPNMLPELIPLLTPRMIEYIKTH is encoded by the coding sequence ATGACCAGTCGCGTAGCGGAACTTTCAGAAGCTCAGAAAAAAGAAATCTCCGAACTCTTTGGGGAATATGTCAATCTTGACAAACGGGAACGCCACTATTACAACCACGATATGGGAGCTTTACCTCCACTTGTTAAGAAGGTAATTGGGGATACTAACCCTGCAGCCGTCGTAAAAATCCGGACCGAAGAAGACGCAGTAAAGCTACTTAAATTCGCAAACAGGCATAAGATTCCGGTTGTACCCCGCGCGGGAGCCTCTTCAGGATACGGAGGGGTAATTCCAACAAAAGGAGGGATCGTTGCCGATGTTACACCACTGAATAATATCATAAGCATCGATACCGAAGGGCAGAAAGCGGTTGTGCAGAGTGGTATAATCTGGGAAAAGCTGGAAAGGAAACTAAAAGAAAAAGAGCTTTCATTACAAGCAATTCCTTCAAGCGCTCCTTCTTCGACAGTTGGAGGATGGTTGTCCCAGAGCGGAGCCGGTTATGGAAGTTATGAGTTTGGCTGGGGCCACGAGAGTATGGAAAAAGCCAGAGTTGTGCTTCCCACAGGAGAGATCCGGGAGTTTTCAGGCCCTGAACTGAAAAAGTTAATCGGGACAATGGGAACCATAGGGATTATTACTGAGATAACCCTGAAAGTCCAGAAGTTCGAAGAGAGAAAAGCTGTTTCTGTCAGTTTCCCAAGCGCTTCAGCCCTGAAAAAGGCAGTAGAAGAGATAAAAAGAAAAAATATCCCTCTCTGGTCAATTTCCTTCCTGAACCCCGAATGGGCGGATATGAAAAATAAAGCGCCCAGGAAACTCCACTATGAAGAAATAGTGGATAAAGACAGACCAGTGTTGCCGGTATCTTACGTTTCAACTTTCATGTACCCTGCCTCAAGAGACGTCTCCGGTCTGAGGGAAGCAATCGAAGGTGCAGGTGGGACAATCCTTCCGGAAGAAATTGCAAAATACGAGACCGATGAATGGTTCAAGTCCATGAAAGTAAAGAGGTTGGGTCCTTCGTTTATCCCGGCAGAAGTCCTGGTGCCTCTTGAGAAAATGGACAGTGCTTTTGAAGAAATCGGGAAGAAAATAAAATTGCCTGTGCTTACCGAAGGCATGGTTATAAGCGATGGGTATGTGGTTTTACTCTGTTTCATGCGCCATTCGGAGCGCTCCGTGCTCTTTAATACAGCTTTTGCTCTTTCCCTGAGCATTTTGAAAATTGCAGAAGAAAATGGTGGAAGGGCTTATTCTTCAGGGCTTTTCTTCGCTTCAAAGAGAAAAAGTGTCTTTGGTGAAAGAATTGCTGAAATAGAGGCCCTGAGAAAAGAAATTGATCCTAACGGTATCATGAACCCTGAAACCCTGGAGGGAAAAGGGCTTCTGAACACTGCAGTATCAATGGGCTCTGCCTTTGAACCATTTGGCAGAATAGCCGGAAACATGTCCGGAATTGGCAAGGTTTCTTTCAAAGACGAGAAAGAGATCCCTGCAGAAGTCGCAGAGCTTGCCTATTCCTGTTCTCAGTGCGGGTACTGCGTGAGCGAGTGCGACCAATATTATGGCAGAGGCTGGGAGTCGCAGTCACCTCGTGGAAAATGGTTTTTTATCAAGGAATACCTGGCAGGCCGGGAAAAACTTGACCAGAGACAGACAAATACTTTCCTTGCTTGTACTACCTGCCAGATGTGCGATTCCCGCTGCGAGCTTGACATGCCAATCGAACATGCCTGGATGACCATGCGGGGAAAACTTGTCCAGGAAAAGAAGAAGATGACCTTCCCGCCTTTTGAGATTATGGCAGCAAGCCTCTTAAAAGAAAGAAATATCTGGGCAAACTACAGAAAAGACCGTGATAAATGGGTTCCAGAGGATATCAGGGCAAAGATTAAGGATAAAGCCGAATACGCCTATTTTGCGGGCTGTACAGCCTCCTTTGTTGAAAATGACGTTGCTATAGGGGCTGTCCGTATGCTTGATGATGCAGGAGTAGAGTTTACAAGTCTTTTAGACAAGGAAGCCTGCTGCGGAATTCCTATGCTTGTTGCCGGAAGATGGGACGTTTTTGAAAAAATAATGAGAATGAATGTCTCAAACATGAAAAAGAAGGGCGTAAAAACCGTAATCACTTCCTGCCCTGCCTGCTGGCTCATGTGGCATACGGTCTATCCTCAGTGGGCGAAAAAGCTGGGTATCGAGTATGGGCTTGAGGCAAAACATTACTCTGAAGTGCTCGTGGATCATCTCGATGTCCTCAAGCCAAAGTTTAAACAGCCTCTAGATAAAGTGGTAGCGTGGCATGATTCCTGTCACCTTGGGAGAGCAGGAGGCGAAATATACGAACCGCCCAGAGAACTGCTCAAAGCTATACCTGGAATAAAGTTCAGGGAACTTGAGTACAACCGGGAAAGAGCCCACTGCTGTGGCTCGGTTGTAAGCCTTATAGCCGAACCGCCGGTTGCATACAAACTGGGAGATATGAGACTCCAGGAAGCCCTTGATGTTAAAGCCGATATTATTGCAGCGCTTTGCCCTTGCTGTATTTTCCAGTTCCGTGTAGCAGCAAAGGAAGGCAACCTCAATATCCAGGCTCAGGATCTGGGAGCTCTTGTGGGCAGAAGCCTTGGATACAATATCCCTGACTCAACCTCCTATACCCTAGAATCGTGGGTCCCCTTTGAAAAGATGATCGACCTCATGCAGCCTGAGAATATGACCAACCTGATGGTTGAACTCATGCCCCAGATGATGGCAGCGATGCCAGCACCACTTCAGGCAATGATGAAGATGGTCAAATATGTGCCTGGCATGGATGCCATGATGAAACCAATGATGCCGATTATGATGCCCAGGCTCATGCCGATGGTTATGCCGAAAGTCATGCCTGATATGCTCAAAGCTGTAGAAAAGAAAGTTCCTATGCCTGACTACATGAGAGAGCAGCTTCCTGACCTTATGCCAAAGGCTATGGATAATTTGATGCCGAATATGCTTCCGGAGCTTATTCCTCTGCTGACTCCGCGCATGATTGAGTACATAAAGACGCATTAA
- a CDS encoding 4Fe-4S binding protein, producing the protein MLKITPYLGIIVLIVSIGGLWYPVLGYFLLLVFAALFLISPFRGRWFCGNLCPRGSFVDFWVSKISRKKKIPPTLRSLSIRLPIFFLLMGFMGYRISNTIGSLNTFEKIGMVFVMMCLVTTAIATLLGSYLSPRTWCSFCPMGTAQRLLGGKKYPLKLEKEKCINCKKCEKVCPMQLKITQDAANPDCIKCGRCVDVCPKDALQF; encoded by the coding sequence TTGCTTAAAATAACGCCCTACCTGGGAATTATAGTTCTTATCGTTTCCATAGGAGGGCTCTGGTATCCTGTACTCGGATACTTCTTGCTACTGGTTTTTGCAGCGCTCTTTCTGATTAGTCCTTTCAGAGGCCGGTGGTTCTGCGGAAATCTCTGTCCCAGGGGAAGTTTTGTTGATTTCTGGGTCAGCAAGATTTCAAGGAAAAAGAAGATACCCCCCACTCTGCGGTCCCTGTCGATCCGCCTGCCAATATTTTTCCTGCTAATGGGCTTTATGGGATACAGGATATCAAACACTATTGGAAGCCTCAATACTTTTGAGAAAATCGGCATGGTGTTTGTAATGATGTGCCTGGTAACAACTGCAATCGCAACCCTTCTGGGCAGTTACCTGAGCCCAAGAACCTGGTGTTCCTTCTGTCCTATGGGGACAGCTCAACGCCTGCTTGGTGGTAAAAAGTATCCTCTTAAACTCGAAAAGGAAAAATGTATTAACTGTAAGAAATGTGAAAAAGTCTGTCCCATGCAGCTCAAAATCACTCAGGATGCTGCAAACCCAGACTGTATCAAATGTGGGCGCTGTGTGGACGTCTGCCCTAAAGACGCCCTGCAATTTTGA
- a CDS encoding TrmB family transcriptional regulator, with protein sequence MIDFACKEFKIEDVIKCALNLTKADLKVMKYFLNEKEQWVDTEFLSKVLKLDISTIQRSVKKLHEKEILQRSQQNLDGGGYIFKYKVNARAKIKNIIMTVVNSWAERLGQELDKWENGG encoded by the coding sequence ATGATAGACTTTGCCTGTAAAGAGTTCAAAATCGAAGACGTGATCAAGTGCGCCCTTAACCTTACAAAGGCTGACCTTAAGGTTATGAAGTACTTTTTAAATGAGAAAGAGCAGTGGGTTGACACTGAGTTTCTCTCAAAAGTCTTGAAATTGGATATTTCCACAATCCAGCGCTCCGTCAAAAAACTACACGAAAAAGAAATTCTGCAAAGGTCGCAGCAGAATCTGGATGGAGGAGGCTACATTTTCAAGTATAAGGTCAACGCAAGGGCTAAAATAAAAAATATCATCATGACCGTGGTGAATTCCTGGGCTGAAAGGCTCGGACAGGAACTTGACAAATGGGAAAACGGAGGTTGA
- a CDS encoding SufB/SufD family protein — MQTDEVNLKKRAESAVEKKAAFGEDIELEKFEEGSRISKPIEDLQTLDEESKRTLLQVGVVPSEEGRSGSLLVLDNAVSHSSLKDENVELMSTQKALEKYDWLKDYSWKLVSVDTDKYTAKTYLENADGYFIRVPAGKKSSMPVQTCLMLNSKKAYQTVHNIIIVEEGASLDIITGCTAKKGVEEGLHLGISEMYVKKGATLNFTMIHNWAEQIGVRPRTVVTVEEGGTYVSNYICLKPVRSVQTYPTVKLEGEGAVTRLNTIAIAHPGSELDLGSKAIFNAPGTKAELISRTITIGGRIIARGEMIGNAKGAKGHLECKGLVLTDKGSQLAIPILEANVDDIELTHEAAVGKIAKDQVEYLMARGLTEDEAVGMIVRGFLDVGIRGIPEELKKEIENTITQTAFGM; from the coding sequence ATGCAGACTGATGAAGTGAACCTGAAAAAGCGCGCTGAAAGCGCAGTCGAGAAAAAGGCAGCTTTTGGAGAAGATATAGAGCTGGAAAAATTTGAGGAAGGTTCCCGGATTAGCAAGCCTATAGAAGACCTCCAGACCCTTGACGAAGAAAGCAAAAGAACCCTGCTCCAGGTAGGAGTCGTGCCTAGCGAAGAAGGCCGATCTGGCAGTCTGCTGGTGCTTGATAATGCAGTATCGCATTCTTCCCTGAAAGATGAAAATGTAGAACTTATGTCCACCCAGAAAGCCCTGGAAAAATATGACTGGCTTAAAGATTACTCATGGAAACTTGTGTCTGTTGACACCGACAAATACACCGCAAAAACTTACCTTGAAAATGCGGACGGATACTTTATCCGGGTACCTGCTGGCAAGAAATCCTCAATGCCTGTCCAGACTTGCCTTATGCTGAACAGTAAAAAGGCGTATCAGACCGTACATAATATCATAATCGTCGAGGAAGGCGCCAGCCTTGACATAATTACAGGCTGCACAGCTAAAAAGGGAGTAGAAGAAGGTCTGCACCTGGGAATTTCCGAAATGTACGTGAAAAAAGGCGCTACTCTGAATTTCACAATGATCCACAACTGGGCCGAGCAGATAGGAGTCAGGCCAAGGACGGTAGTTACTGTGGAAGAAGGTGGAACTTACGTAAGCAATTATATCTGCCTGAAACCTGTTCGTTCTGTCCAGACGTATCCAACTGTCAAACTTGAGGGAGAAGGAGCAGTAACCAGGTTAAATACTATAGCCATTGCCCATCCAGGCTCTGAACTGGATCTCGGAAGCAAGGCGATATTCAATGCGCCTGGCACGAAGGCTGAGCTTATATCGAGGACTATTACAATCGGCGGAAGAATAATTGCAAGAGGAGAAATGATAGGCAATGCAAAGGGAGCAAAAGGGCACCTTGAATGCAAAGGGCTTGTCCTTACCGATAAAGGAAGCCAGCTTGCAATCCCCATCCTTGAAGCAAACGTAGATGATATAGAACTTACTCACGAAGCCGCAGTTGGAAAAATTGCTAAAGACCAGGTAGAGTATCTTATGGCCAGAGGCCTTACCGAAGATGAAGCTGTAGGCATGATTGTACGCGGGTTCCTGGACGTAGGAATAAGGGGAATTCCGGAGGAACTGAAAAAAGAAATCGAAAACACGATTACACAGACAGCCTTTGGAATGTAA
- a CDS encoding ABC transporter ATP-binding protein: protein MLKIEDLTVEVNGKILLHDVNLEVKKGYTNVLFGPNGAGKSALMRTIMGFSEYRVIKGRILFKGKDITGMPVDERARLGLGIMMQRPPDMSGIKLRDLVKVLSKGTKNPEALVEDLDMKRFMDRDVNVGFSGGEIKRSELLQLATQNPSLYLLDEPESGVDLVSIEQVGITIKELLEEGLNCPGEGCKKGKSALIITHTGQILDYVNADRGYILCNGTVMCSGNPLKMLEEIKSRGYEECIKCRLMK, encoded by the coding sequence ATGCTAAAAATAGAGGATCTGACTGTAGAGGTAAACGGAAAAATTTTGCTTCATGACGTGAACCTCGAAGTCAAAAAAGGATATACCAATGTGCTTTTTGGGCCAAATGGAGCCGGAAAGTCAGCTCTGATGAGAACGATCATGGGCTTCAGCGAATACAGAGTTATAAAAGGCAGAATTCTGTTTAAAGGAAAAGATATTACCGGGATGCCGGTAGATGAACGAGCCCGCCTTGGCCTGGGAATTATGATGCAGCGCCCTCCAGATATGTCCGGAATTAAATTGAGGGATCTTGTAAAGGTGTTATCGAAAGGAACTAAAAATCCGGAGGCCCTTGTTGAGGATCTGGATATGAAGCGCTTTATGGACAGAGATGTGAATGTGGGCTTTTCGGGAGGAGAAATCAAACGTTCAGAACTTCTTCAGCTTGCAACCCAGAACCCAAGCCTTTACCTGCTTGACGAGCCGGAATCCGGAGTGGACCTCGTAAGCATAGAACAGGTAGGGATAACAATAAAGGAACTACTTGAAGAAGGACTGAACTGTCCTGGGGAAGGCTGCAAGAAAGGTAAATCTGCCCTTATAATTACCCATACCGGCCAGATTCTGGATTATGTAAATGCAGATAGAGGGTACATCCTTTGCAATGGAACGGTTATGTGTTCAGGAAATCCCCTGAAAATGCTGGAAGAAATAAAGAGCAGAGGGTATGAGGAGTGTATAAAATGCAGACTGATGAAGTGA